In Sorghum bicolor cultivar BTx623 chromosome 10, Sorghum_bicolor_NCBIv3, whole genome shotgun sequence, one genomic interval encodes:
- the LOC8063787 gene encoding cysteine-rich receptor-like protein kinase 10 isoform X1 translates to MASPLANSSGLWTVLGQASNVVQLVGIDALGLVSMVVQAALAARRHRDACRRLAQHVELVGGLLRELELAELMRREATRRPLEQLSAALRRCYALVTACQDRGGCLHRLFWGTWMADELRAAEQEVDMFIHLVPLIALVDNTHERRVKGTERVPVVLASCSNFHTRTQTRVVDFTEISVQGSIVSCKVEEQLLEGKVHLQEQKIMCVEELVKLCTRTEEKYPGFKKYDFFQIVDGTQMFSEKRIVGSGGFGTVYKGELSDGAIVAIKRFEHGTDFSSELQLLCLHHINIIKLLGWCVHRQERILVYEFMPNHSLDRIIFGKTKGALLNWYKRLGIIKGLAEGLVYMHKHSHLWMMHGDLKPSNILLDHDISPKICDFGSARTLSSDVAEEQTSRVIGTSGYIAPEYASRGLYSVKTDVFGFGVLALVIISGRKNTVLEQQGDTVGNLVRDAWQLWNDGRLHELVDPMLLDGYELDEIVRCAQVALLCAQEDSVDRPTMSDVVALLNFESISLLPYPKQPTELIKGGATGDKLSTYVSQSSRTIDITITSSAPVSTRIHIIVDQET, encoded by the exons ATGGCGAGCCCGTTGGCCAACTCAAGCGGCCTATGGACGGTGCTCGGGCAGGCCTCCAACGTGGTGCAGCTCGTCGGCATCGACGCCCTCGGGCTGGTGTCCATGGTCGTGCAGGCGGCGCTAGCGGCGCGCCGCCACCGGGACGCGTGCCGGCGGCTGGCGCAGCACGTGGAGCTCGTGGGTGGCCTGCTGCGGGAGCTGGAGCTCGCCGAGCTGATGCGGCGGGaggccacgcggcggccgctCGAGCAGCTGAGCGCCGCGCTGCGCCGGTGCTACGCGCTCGTCACGGCGTGCCAGGACCGCGGCGGGTGCCTCCACCGACTGTTCTGGGGAACGTGGATGGCCGACGAGCTCCGCGCCGCGGAGCAGGAGGTCGACATGTTCATCCACCTCGTCCCGCTCATCGCGCTCGTCGACAATACACATGAACGTCGGGTAAAG GGTACAGAACGTGTGCCAGTTGTGCTTGCAAGCTGTTCAAACTTTCACACAAG GACTCAGACAAGAGTTGTGGATTTTACAGAAATAAGCGTTCAAGGATCCATTGTATCTTGTAAAGTTGAGGAACAACTCTTAGAAG GAAAGGTACATTTGCAAGAACAGAAAATCATGTGTGTGGAAGAGTTGGTGAAGCTGTGCACTCGTACTGAAGAGAAATACCCAGGATTCAAAAAGTATGATTTCTTTCAGATAGTAgatggcacacaaatgttttcaGAGAAAAGAATAGTTGGAAGTGGTGGATTTGGTACAGTTTACAAG GGTGAGTTGAGCGATGGAGCCATAGTTGCCATCAAAAGATTTGAGCATGGAACAGATTTCAGCAGTGAATTGCAGCTTTTATGTCTTCATCATATCAATATAATTAAGCTGTTGGGGTGGTGTGTACATAGACAAGAAAGGATTCTAGTGTATGAGTTCATGCCCAATCACAGCTTGGATCGTATCATCTTTG GTAAAACTAAAGGGGCACTGCTAAACTGGTATAAGCGACTTGGCATAATTAAAGGGTTGGCAGAGGGGCTTGTTTACATGCACAAACACTCACATTTATGGATGATGCATGGGGACTTAAAACCAAGTAACATCCTCTTAGATCATGACATTAGCCCAAAGATTTGTGATTTTGGATCAGCTAGAACCTTGAGTTCAGATGTAGCAGAAGAGCAAACAAGCAGGGTTATAGGAACTAG TGGTTACATAGCTCCAGAGTATGCATCTCGAGGCCTTTATTCTGTCAAGACAGATGTTTTTGGCTTTGGGGTGTTGGCTCTTGTGATCATTAGTGGGCGAAAGAATACTGTACTAGAGCAGCAAGGGGATACTGTTGGTAACCTCGTACGAGAT GCATGGCAATTGTGGAATGATGGAAGGCTACATGAGCTTGTAGACCCAATGTTACTTGATGGGTACGAACTCGACGAGATAGTGAGATGTGCTCAGGTAGCACTACTATGTGCTCAAGAAGATTCGGTAGATCGACCCACCATGTCAGATGTTGTCGCTCTCTTGAACTTTGAAAGCATAAGTTTGTTACCATATCCTAAACAGCCAACTGAGCTAATTAAAGGAGGTGCTACTGGTGACAAGTTATCGACATATGTTAGCCAATCAAGCAGGACCATAGACATAACCATCACAAGTTCAGCTCCTGTGTCAACTAGAATCCATATCATTGTAGACCAAGAGACCTGA
- the LOC8063787 gene encoding cysteine-rich receptor-like protein kinase 10 isoform X2, translating into MASPLANSSGLWTVLGQASNVVQLVGIDALGLVSMVVQAALAARRHRDACRRLAQHVELVGGLLRELELAELMRREATRRPLEQLSAALRRCYALVTACQDRGGCLHRLFWGTWMADELRAAEQEVDMFIHLVPLIALVDNTHERRVKNVCQLCLQAVQTFTQGKVHLQEQKIMCVEELVKLCTRTEEKYPGFKKYDFFQIVDGTQMFSEKRIVGSGGFGTVYKGELSDGAIVAIKRFEHGTDFSSELQLLCLHHINIIKLLGWCVHRQERILVYEFMPNHSLDRIIFGKTKGALLNWYKRLGIIKGLAEGLVYMHKHSHLWMMHGDLKPSNILLDHDISPKICDFGSARTLSSDVAEEQTSRVIGTSGYIAPEYASRGLYSVKTDVFGFGVLALVIISGRKNTVLEQQGDTVGNLVRDAWQLWNDGRLHELVDPMLLDGYELDEIVRCAQVALLCAQEDSVDRPTMSDVVALLNFESISLLPYPKQPTELIKGGATGDKLSTYVSQSSRTIDITITSSAPVSTRIHIIVDQET; encoded by the exons ATGGCGAGCCCGTTGGCCAACTCAAGCGGCCTATGGACGGTGCTCGGGCAGGCCTCCAACGTGGTGCAGCTCGTCGGCATCGACGCCCTCGGGCTGGTGTCCATGGTCGTGCAGGCGGCGCTAGCGGCGCGCCGCCACCGGGACGCGTGCCGGCGGCTGGCGCAGCACGTGGAGCTCGTGGGTGGCCTGCTGCGGGAGCTGGAGCTCGCCGAGCTGATGCGGCGGGaggccacgcggcggccgctCGAGCAGCTGAGCGCCGCGCTGCGCCGGTGCTACGCGCTCGTCACGGCGTGCCAGGACCGCGGCGGGTGCCTCCACCGACTGTTCTGGGGAACGTGGATGGCCGACGAGCTCCGCGCCGCGGAGCAGGAGGTCGACATGTTCATCCACCTCGTCCCGCTCATCGCGCTCGTCGACAATACACATGAACGTCGGGTAAAG AACGTGTGCCAGTTGTGCTTGCAAGCTGTTCAAACTTTCACACAAG GAAAGGTACATTTGCAAGAACAGAAAATCATGTGTGTGGAAGAGTTGGTGAAGCTGTGCACTCGTACTGAAGAGAAATACCCAGGATTCAAAAAGTATGATTTCTTTCAGATAGTAgatggcacacaaatgttttcaGAGAAAAGAATAGTTGGAAGTGGTGGATTTGGTACAGTTTACAAG GGTGAGTTGAGCGATGGAGCCATAGTTGCCATCAAAAGATTTGAGCATGGAACAGATTTCAGCAGTGAATTGCAGCTTTTATGTCTTCATCATATCAATATAATTAAGCTGTTGGGGTGGTGTGTACATAGACAAGAAAGGATTCTAGTGTATGAGTTCATGCCCAATCACAGCTTGGATCGTATCATCTTTG GTAAAACTAAAGGGGCACTGCTAAACTGGTATAAGCGACTTGGCATAATTAAAGGGTTGGCAGAGGGGCTTGTTTACATGCACAAACACTCACATTTATGGATGATGCATGGGGACTTAAAACCAAGTAACATCCTCTTAGATCATGACATTAGCCCAAAGATTTGTGATTTTGGATCAGCTAGAACCTTGAGTTCAGATGTAGCAGAAGAGCAAACAAGCAGGGTTATAGGAACTAG TGGTTACATAGCTCCAGAGTATGCATCTCGAGGCCTTTATTCTGTCAAGACAGATGTTTTTGGCTTTGGGGTGTTGGCTCTTGTGATCATTAGTGGGCGAAAGAATACTGTACTAGAGCAGCAAGGGGATACTGTTGGTAACCTCGTACGAGAT GCATGGCAATTGTGGAATGATGGAAGGCTACATGAGCTTGTAGACCCAATGTTACTTGATGGGTACGAACTCGACGAGATAGTGAGATGTGCTCAGGTAGCACTACTATGTGCTCAAGAAGATTCGGTAGATCGACCCACCATGTCAGATGTTGTCGCTCTCTTGAACTTTGAAAGCATAAGTTTGTTACCATATCCTAAACAGCCAACTGAGCTAATTAAAGGAGGTGCTACTGGTGACAAGTTATCGACATATGTTAGCCAATCAAGCAGGACCATAGACATAACCATCACAAGTTCAGCTCCTGTGTCAACTAGAATCCATATCATTGTAGACCAAGAGACCTGA
- the LOC8065107 gene encoding mRNA-decapping enzyme subunit 2, protein MTMAGGGGLNRSSSRGQLPPQELLDDLCSRFLLNVPKEELESFERILFLLEQAHWFYEDNSVEHNPNLKSLSFKDFTSLMFKSCTALRPYIAHLDDIYKDFNNYKFRVPVSGAIILDDTYERCLLVKGWKAGASWSFPRGKRNKDEEDHTCAIREVLEETGCDVSTFLNLDDCIEVSIGQQRVRLYIITGVKRDTVFAPQTKKEISEISWHRIDDLLPASDDAVSRAVNGMKLYMVAPFLTGLKAWIATHPPPLHQKPEASARGTVWKAKNSSGSTPVENPVAKAGSDVQAHHVHNRPGRSFRNFRFDTASILQSMEASFLRT, encoded by the exons ATGACGATGGCGGGCGGCGGGGGACTGAACCGGTCTTCATCGAGGGGGCAGCTGCCGCCACAAGAGCTGCTTGACGATCTCTGCAG CCGGTTCCTTCTGAATGTGCCCAAGGAGGAGCTGGAGTCGTTCGAGCGGATCCTGTTCCTGCTGGAGCAGGCGCACTGGTTCTACGAGGACAACTCCGTCGAGCACAATCCCAACCTCAAGTCCCTCTCCTTCAAGGACTTCACCTCCCTCA TGTTCAAGAGCTGCACTGCTCTCAGGCCCTACATCGCTCACCTGGATGATATCTACAAGGACTTCAACAACTACAAGTTCCGTGTCCCCGTGTCTGGCGCCATCATCCTAGATGACACTTatgagaga TGCTTGCTTGTTAAGGGATGGAAGGCTGGGGCCAGCTGGAGCTTTCCTCGTGGAAAGAGGAATAAAGACGAGGAAGATCACACATGTGCCATTAGAGAA GTTCTAGAGGAAACTGGGTGTGATGTTTCTACATTTTTAAATTTGGATGATTGCATTGAAGTTTCAATTGGACAACAAAGGGTTCGGCTCTACATCATAACAGGGGTTAAAAGAGATACTGTGTTTGCACCTCAAACCAAGAAGGAAATCAGT GAAATCTCATGGCACAGAATTGATGACCTCTTACCAGCTAGTGATGACGCAGTATCTCGGGCAGTGAATGGAATGAAGCTGTACATGGTTGCTCCATTTTTGAC TGGTCTTAAGGCTTGGATTGCCACACATCCTCCACCACTGCATCAGAAACCAGAGGCATCTGCTAGAG GTACTGTGTGGAAGGCGAAGAATTCAAGTGGCAGTACCCCAGTGGAGAACCCTGTTGCTAAAGCAGGATCTGACGTGCAGGCACATCATGTTCACAACCGCCCCGGTCGCAGCTTCAGAAACTTCAGGTTTGACACGGCAAGCATCCTGCAGTCCATGGAGGCTTCCTTCCTACGCACCTAG
- the LOC110430746 gene encoding probable 2-oxoglutarate-dependent dioxygenase At3g50210: protein MGSDFKSIPLIDISPLVEKIDDPSMANDRDLLQVVRLLDDACKEAGFFYVKGHGIDESLMREVRNVTRKFFQLPYEEKLKIKMTPQSGYRGYQRLGENITKGKPDMHEAIDCYTPIRPGKYGDLAKPMEGSNLWPEYPSNFEVLLENYINLCRDISRKIMRGIALALGGAIDAFEGETAGDPFWVLRLIGYPVDIPKEQRTDTGCGAHTDYGLLTLVNQDDDICALEVQNRSGEWIYATPIPGTFVCNIGDMLKVWTNGIYQPTLHRVVNNSPRYRVSVAFFYESNFDAAIEPVEFCREKTGGAAKYEKVVYGEHLVQKVLTNFVM from the exons ATGGGTTCCGACTTCAAATCGATCCCCTTGATCG ATATCAGCCCGCTTGTCGAAAAGATTGATGATCCAAGCATGGCCAACGACAGGGATTTACTGCAGGTTGTCCGGTTGCTGGACGATGCTTGCAAGGAGGCTGGATTCTTCTATGTG AAAGGCCATGGTATTGACGAGTCGCTGATGAGGGAAGTCAGGAATGTAACGCGCAAATTCTTTCAGCTTCCTTATGAGGAAAAATTGAAAATTAAGATGACACCTCAGAGTGGATATAG AGGGTATCAAAGATTAGGGGAGAATATTACCAAGGGCAAGCCTGATATGCATGAAGCAATCGAT TGCTATACTCCTATTAGACCTGGCAAATATGGAGACCTCGCTAAACCAATGGAAGGATCTAACTTATG GCCAGAATACCCATCAAATTTTGAAGTACTGCTGGAAAACTATATCAACTTATGTAGAG ATATTTCAAGAAAGATAATGCGAGGTATAGCCTTGGCTTTGGGAGGGGCGATTGATGCTTTTGAAGGGGAAACAGCTGGAGATCCTTTCTGGGTGTTAAGGTTGATTGGTTATCCAGTAGATATTCCAAAAGAGCAGCGCACTGATACTGGCTG TGGAGCTCATACAGATTATG GACTTCTAACACTGGTTAACCAGGATGATGACATATGTGCCCTTGAG GTGCAAAACCGCTCCGGTGAGTGGATATATGCAACGCCGATTCCCGGAACCTTTGTTTGTAACATTGGTGACATGCTGAAG GTTTGGACAAATGGAATATATCAGCCCACACTTCACAGAGTTGTCAACAATTCGCCTCGTTACCGTGTATCTGTTGCGTTCTTCTATGAG TCAAACTTTGATGCTGCAATAGAGCCTGTTGAGTTCTGCCGGGAGAAAACCGGCGGTGCTGCCAAGTACGAAAAGGTTGTCTACGGAGAGCATTTGGTTCAGAAAGTACTGACGAACTTTGTCATGTAA
- the LOC110431206 gene encoding uncharacterized protein LOC110431206 isoform X2, whose product MAFPPPVRGLRIAAPYSSHDDERAPLIPTGTPASSTSASSDPAPTTSFPGATAAKQWSPFTRVGDVFDTWTKQGHEEPNADIDIEMAFPAASFPKPASSMLKDNSALPRWAKRRVGDGEALRFQGSSKDSGAGSSQPAASSSVASAPGQSAAESMVGAGTLSGSVMGAGSGFGSVVGTGSASGQGVTANWMETFKGLLVAYVFFVLPIILFFFPRGLASSYCTRTSGYQGCWCIYFIGYHIDSWVHGLYPSEDHARQSHQHVDVSFTFHRYDDYYLLFVVQICMAKQLLSGRNQTRLIHVRVQLPGLQR is encoded by the exons ATGGCATTCCCCCCACCGGTTCGCGGCCTCCGCATCGCTGCGCCGTACTCCAGCCACGATGACGAGCGTGCGCCCCTCATCCCCACGGGCACGCCGGCTTCCTCCACCTCCGCCTCCTCCGACCCAGCGCCGACCACCAGTTTCCCGGGGGCGACAGCAGCAAAACAGTGGAGCCCGTTCACGCGCGTAGGAGACGTGTTCGACACATGGACCAAGCAAGGGCACGAGGAACCAAACGCCGACATCGACATTGAGATGGCATTTCCCGCTGCCTCCTTCCCCAAGCCGGCCTCATCGATGCTCAAAGACAATTCAGCGCTGCCGCGGTGGGCGAAACGGCGCGTAGGCGATGGGGAGGCTCTGCGCTTCCAAGGCTCGAGCAAGGATTCTGGTGCTGGATCCAGCCAGCCTGCTGCTAGCTCCTCCGTGGCCAGTGCACCTGGGCAGTCTGCAGCCGAGTCCATGGTGGGCGCTGGCACTCTATCTGGCTCCGTGATGGGCGCTGGCAGTGGATTCGGCTCCGTGGTGGGCACTGGCAGTGCATCGGGGCAG GGAGTGACAGCTAACTGGATGGAGACGTTTAAAGGATTACTTGTAGCCTATGTGTTCTTTGTATTGCCTATCATCTTGTTTTTCTTTCCCAG GGGTCTTGCTAGCTCATATTGCACAAGGACCAGCGGTTACCAGGGTTGTTGGTGCATTTACTTTATTGGTTATCATATTGATTCTTGGGTTCATGGATTATATCCTTCTGAAGACCATGCCAGACAATCTCACCAACACGTTGATGTTTCTTTCACATTTCATCGTTACGACGACTATTATCTGCTTTTTGTGGTTCAAATATGTATGGCCAAGCAGCTGTTGTCAG GGAGGAACCAGACAAGACTGATCCACGTAAGAGTCCAACTACCTGGTCTACAGCGATGA
- the LOC110431206 gene encoding uncharacterized protein LOC110431206 isoform X1, translating into MAFPPPVRGLRIAAPYSSHDDERAPLIPTGTPASSTSASSDPAPTTSFPGATAAKQWSPFTRVGDVFDTWTKQGHEEPNADIDIEMAFPAASFPKPASSMLKDNSALPRWAKRRVGDGEALRFQGSSKDSGAGSSQPAASSSVASAPGQSAAESMVGAGTLSGSVMGAGSGFGSVVGTGSASGQGVTANWMETFKGLLVAYVFFVLPIILFFFPRYDNNQNHHVLQNLMDSSKISSEKVAVLVFFVIFLTAGVLGVLLAHIAQGPAVTRVVGAFTLLVIILILGFMDYILLKTMPDNLTNTLMFLSHFIVTTTIICFLWFKYVWPSSCCQGGTRQD; encoded by the exons ATGGCATTCCCCCCACCGGTTCGCGGCCTCCGCATCGCTGCGCCGTACTCCAGCCACGATGACGAGCGTGCGCCCCTCATCCCCACGGGCACGCCGGCTTCCTCCACCTCCGCCTCCTCCGACCCAGCGCCGACCACCAGTTTCCCGGGGGCGACAGCAGCAAAACAGTGGAGCCCGTTCACGCGCGTAGGAGACGTGTTCGACACATGGACCAAGCAAGGGCACGAGGAACCAAACGCCGACATCGACATTGAGATGGCATTTCCCGCTGCCTCCTTCCCCAAGCCGGCCTCATCGATGCTCAAAGACAATTCAGCGCTGCCGCGGTGGGCGAAACGGCGCGTAGGCGATGGGGAGGCTCTGCGCTTCCAAGGCTCGAGCAAGGATTCTGGTGCTGGATCCAGCCAGCCTGCTGCTAGCTCCTCCGTGGCCAGTGCACCTGGGCAGTCTGCAGCCGAGTCCATGGTGGGCGCTGGCACTCTATCTGGCTCCGTGATGGGCGCTGGCAGTGGATTCGGCTCCGTGGTGGGCACTGGCAGTGCATCGGGGCAG GGAGTGACAGCTAACTGGATGGAGACGTTTAAAGGATTACTTGTAGCCTATGTGTTCTTTGTATTGCCTATCATCTTGTTTTTCTTTCCCAGGTATGACAACAACCAAAATCACCATGTGCTACAAAATCTAATGGACAGCAGTAAGATCAGTTCAGAAAAGGTGGCTGTCTTAGTCTTCTTTGTGATTTTTTTGACTGCTGGTGTACTAGGGGTCTTGCTAGCTCATATTGCACAAGGACCAGCGGTTACCAGGGTTGTTGGTGCATTTACTTTATTGGTTATCATATTGATTCTTGGGTTCATGGATTATATCCTTCTGAAGACCATGCCAGACAATCTCACCAACACGTTGATGTTTCTTTCACATTTCATCGTTACGACGACTATTATCTGCTTTTTGTGGTTCAAATATGTATGGCCAAGCAGCTGTTGTCAG GGAGGAACCAGACAAGACTGA